One window of the Athene noctua chromosome 5, bAthNoc1.hap1.1, whole genome shotgun sequence genome contains the following:
- the ZFYVE27 gene encoding protrudin isoform X1, translating into MQAVERDGAAGGHEGVAGGGEAPLELSPPKAAAAAFDLLELVRSYRRLQLYLEPLRDAAEGVRSLLRWQRPVCSLFVCLGLNFLLLTVGQAAWYSVLALLVVVPALLGYLQETCRARPSEPELVRRRYHSVRREDLRRVQLSRQEAIAQVKSFLIQLEGFLSGMCCSCEAVYRVLYWENPTVSSRFYGVLLGSVCILYLLPLCWVLAILNSTLFLGNTQFYQVIMELKASFEQRVGTKPLESTPEPAEPLPAVAPLDRTPTPTSTEDLTPGSVEEAEEAEPDEEFKDAIEENQLLVMEDDESSQCSADFDLSLPDNGFMSKNEVIRSKVSRLTERLRKRYPSNNFGSCTGCAATFSVLKKRRSCSNCGNSFCSRCCSFKVPKAVMGATAPEAQRETVFVCGLCNQVLIK; encoded by the exons ATGCAGGCGGTGGAGCGGGACGGGGCGGCAGGTGGCCACGAAGGGGTGGCGGGGGGTGGTGAGGCCCCGCTGGAACTGTCGCCGCCCAAggctgccgccgccgctttcGACCTGCTAGAGCTGGTGCGGAGCTACCGGCGGCTGCAGCTCTACCTGGAGCCGCTGCGGGACGCCGCCGAGGGCGTCCGCTCCCTCCTCCG GTGGCAGCGGCCCGTGTGCTCCCTCTTTGTCTGTCTCGGCCTCAACTTCCTCCTGCTCACCGTCGGCCAAG CCGCCTGGTACTCGGTGCTCGCCCTCTTGGTCGTGGTGCCGGCCCTGCTGGGCTACCTGCAGGAAACGTGCCGGGCCCGGCCCTCGGAGCCAGAGCTGGTGCGCAGGCGGTACCACAGCGTCCGCCGGGAGGACCTGCGCAGAGTGCAGCTCTCGCGGCAAGAGGCCATCGCCCAGGTCAAGAGCTT CCTGATCCAGCTGGAGGGATTCCTGAGCGGGATGTGCTGCAGCTGCGAGGCAGTATATCGTGTACTGTATTGGGAGAACCCTACTGTCTCTTCTCG GTTTTATGgggtgctgctgggctctgtctgcATCCTTTACCTGCTGCCCCTCTGCTGGGTCCTGGCAATCCTCAACAGCACCCTCTTCCTGGGCAACACCCAGTTCTACCAAG TGATAATGGAGCTCAAGGCCTCGTTTGAGCAGCGTGTGGGCACCAAACCCCTTGAGAGCACTCCAGAGCCTGCCGAACCCCTGCCAGCTGTGGCCCCGCTGGATCGGACCCCCACACCCACCAGCACAGAG GACCTTACCCCTGGCAGTgtggaggaggcggaggaggcagagccagatGAAGAGTTCAAAGATGCTATCGAG GAGAACCAGCTGCTAGTCATG gaggATGACGAGAGCTCTCAGTGCTCAGCAGATTTTGACCTCAGCCTCCCGGACAACGGTTTTATGAGCAAAAATGAGGTGATCCGCAGCAAGGTGTCACGCCTGACTGAGCGCCTCCGCAAGCGCTACCCCAGCAACAACTTCG GGAGCTGCACGGGCTGTGCAGCCACCTTCTCTGTGCTCAAGAAGAGG CGGAGCTGCAGTAACTGTGGGAACAGCTTCTGCTCCAGGTGTTGTTCCTTCAAAGTCCCAAAAGCTGTGATGGGAGCCACAG CCCCAGAGGCTCAGAGGGAGACAGTATTTGTGTGTGGTCTGTGCAACCAGGTGCTCATCAAGTGA
- the SFRP5 gene encoding secreted frizzled-related protein 5 isoform X2, protein MPRAGGPPGGRGTALLALALALAGSPGGGQHYDYYGWQPESLPHGRFYGREPQCLDIPADMQLCRDVGYKRMRLPNLLEHETMAEAKQQAGSWVPLLAKQCHTDTQLFLCSLFAPVCLDRPVYPCRSLCEVVRDSCAPVMESYGFPWPEMLHCGKFPSDHELCIAVQFGNSKATPPPVSKICTQCEMEHKADGMMEQMCSSDFVVKMRIKEMIEENGERRLVAAQKKKVLKLGPLKRKDTKKMVLHMRNAGACPCPQLDSLSGSFLVMGRKVGSRLLLLAIYPWQKHNKEMKFAVKFMFSYPCPLYHPLLYGAGQH, encoded by the exons AtgccgcgggcgggcggccccccGGGGGGCCGGGGCACGGCGCTGCTGGCCCTGGCGCTGGCGCTGGCCGGGTCTCCGGGCGGCGGGCAGCACTATGACTACTACGGCTGGCAGCCCGAGAGCCTGCCCCACGGGCGATTCTACGGGCGGGAGCCCCAATGCCTCGACATCCCTGCCGACATGCAGCTCTGCCGCGACGTGGGCTACAAGCGCATGCGGCTGCCCAACCTGCTGGAGCATGAGACTATGGCTGAGGCCAAgcagcaggctggcagctggGTGCCCCTGCTCGCCAAGCAGTGCCACACCGACAcacagctcttcctctgctccctctTCGCCCCTGTCTGCCTCGACCGGCCCGTCTACCCCTGCCGCTCCCTCTGCGAGGTGGTGCGTGACTCCTGTGCCCCTGTCATGGAGTCCTACGGCTTTCCCTGGCCCGAGATGCTGCACTGTGGCAAGTTCCCCTCTGACCACGAACTCTGCATTGCCGTCCAGTTTGGGAACAGCAAGGCTACCCCACCACCAG TGTCCAAGATCTGCACCCAGTGCGAGATGGAGCACAAGGCGGATGGCATGATGGAGCAGATGTGCTCCAGTGACTTCG TGGTGAAGATGCGCATCAAGGAGATGATAGAGGAGAACGGGGAGCGGCGGCTGGTGGCCGCCCAGAAGAAGAAGGTGCTGAAGCTGGGGCCCCTCAAGCGCAAGGACACCAAGAAGATGGTGCTGCACATGAGGAATGCAGGTGCCTGCCCCTGTCCCCAGCTTGACAGCCTCAGCGGCAGCTTCCTGGTGATGGGCCGCAAGGTGGGCAGCCGCTTGCTCCTCCTCGCCATCTACCCCTGGCAGAAGCACAACAAGGAGATGAAGTTTGCTGTCAAGTTCATGTTCTCCTACCCCTGCCCCCTCTACCACCCCCTGCTCTATGGGGCTGGGCAGCACTAG
- the MARVELD1 gene encoding MARVEL domain-containing protein 1, whose translation MARTAPPAVPPPPGPPARGSLSLHRAYLRSPLGLLRLGQLALGAAFWVTVAAHKYEGAAHFALFAAVLVWLLTLALFGLSLLGRWALVPWLGSRWLLTNLVHDLALGVGLYAAATGIMGYKAGRKSYCNLPGYSQHCLYGAYLSASVCGGIAACLYLFSGLYCLSRRCRDQRDII comes from the coding sequence ATGGCCCGAACGGCTCCCCCGGCAGtgccgccgcccccggggccgccggcccGCGGCTCCCTCAGCCTCCACCGCGCCTACCTGAGGAGCCCGCTGGGCTTGCTGCGCCTGGGGCAGCTggcgctgggcgctgccttctggGTGACGGTGGCGGCTCACAAGTACGAGGGGGCGGCCCACTTTGCCCTCTTTGCCGCCGTCCTGGTCTGGCTCCTCACCCTGGCCCTCTTCGGGCTGAGCCTGCTGGGGCGCTGGGCGCTGGTGCCCTGGCTGGGCTCCCGCTGGCTCCTCACCAACCTGGTGCATGACCTGGCGCTGGGTGTGGGGCTCTACGCGGCCGCCACCGGCATCATGGGCTACAAGGCCGGGCGGAAAAGCTATTGCAACCTGCCGGGCTACAGCCAGCACTGCCTCTACGGCGCCTACCTGAGCGCTTCCGTCTGCGGAGGCATCGCCGCCTGCCTGTACCTCTTCTCTGGGCTCTACTGCCTGTCACGGCGCTGCCGGGACCAGCGCGACATCATCTGA
- the AVPI1 gene encoding arginine vasopressin-induced protein 1, with protein MGTPASVVSDPPGRAAPAARGRKRASANIFQGVGLPELRSLFRSGGAERPEERARLVWRYAGQRRMARALRRLRRRRPAQPGGGMAALRRFSRLRIAEEEPEGGRGAETPSGSM; from the exons ATGGGAACGCCGGCCTCGGTGGTGAGCGACCctccgggccgggcggcgcccGCAGCCCGCGGCCGCAAGCGGGCCTCGGCCAACATCTTCCAGGGCGTGGGGCTGCCGGAGCTGCGGAGCCTGTTCCGGAGTGGCGGGGCCGAGCGGCCCGAGGAGCGCGCCCGCCTCGTCTGGCGGTACGCGGGCCAGCGGCGCATGGCGCGGGCCCTGCGGCGGCtccgccggcggcggccggccCAGCCCGGCGGCGGGATGGCGGCTCTGCGGCGCTTCAGCCGCCTGCG GATCGCGGAGGAGGAGCCGgagggcggccgcggggccgagACACCCTCGGGGTCCATGtag
- the ZFYVE27 gene encoding protrudin isoform X2 gives MQAVERDGAAGGHEGVAGGGEAPLELSPPKAAAAAFDLLELVRSYRRLQLYLEPLRDAAEGVRSLLRWQRPVCSLFVCLGLNFLLLTVGQAAWYSVLALLVVVPALLGYLQETCRARPSEPELVRRRYHSVRREDLRRVQLSRQEAIAQVKSFLIQLEGFLSGMCCSCEAVYRVLYWENPTVSSRFYGVLLGSVCILYLLPLCWVLAILNSTLFLGNTQFYQVIMELKASFEQRVGTKPLESTPEPAEPLPAVAPLDRTPTPTSTEDLTPGSVEEAEEAEPDEEFKDAIEEDDESSQCSADFDLSLPDNGFMSKNEVIRSKVSRLTERLRKRYPSNNFGSCTGCAATFSVLKKRRSCSNCGNSFCSRCCSFKVPKAVMGATAPEAQRETVFVCGLCNQVLIK, from the exons ATGCAGGCGGTGGAGCGGGACGGGGCGGCAGGTGGCCACGAAGGGGTGGCGGGGGGTGGTGAGGCCCCGCTGGAACTGTCGCCGCCCAAggctgccgccgccgctttcGACCTGCTAGAGCTGGTGCGGAGCTACCGGCGGCTGCAGCTCTACCTGGAGCCGCTGCGGGACGCCGCCGAGGGCGTCCGCTCCCTCCTCCG GTGGCAGCGGCCCGTGTGCTCCCTCTTTGTCTGTCTCGGCCTCAACTTCCTCCTGCTCACCGTCGGCCAAG CCGCCTGGTACTCGGTGCTCGCCCTCTTGGTCGTGGTGCCGGCCCTGCTGGGCTACCTGCAGGAAACGTGCCGGGCCCGGCCCTCGGAGCCAGAGCTGGTGCGCAGGCGGTACCACAGCGTCCGCCGGGAGGACCTGCGCAGAGTGCAGCTCTCGCGGCAAGAGGCCATCGCCCAGGTCAAGAGCTT CCTGATCCAGCTGGAGGGATTCCTGAGCGGGATGTGCTGCAGCTGCGAGGCAGTATATCGTGTACTGTATTGGGAGAACCCTACTGTCTCTTCTCG GTTTTATGgggtgctgctgggctctgtctgcATCCTTTACCTGCTGCCCCTCTGCTGGGTCCTGGCAATCCTCAACAGCACCCTCTTCCTGGGCAACACCCAGTTCTACCAAG TGATAATGGAGCTCAAGGCCTCGTTTGAGCAGCGTGTGGGCACCAAACCCCTTGAGAGCACTCCAGAGCCTGCCGAACCCCTGCCAGCTGTGGCCCCGCTGGATCGGACCCCCACACCCACCAGCACAGAG GACCTTACCCCTGGCAGTgtggaggaggcggaggaggcagagccagatGAAGAGTTCAAAGATGCTATCGAG gaggATGACGAGAGCTCTCAGTGCTCAGCAGATTTTGACCTCAGCCTCCCGGACAACGGTTTTATGAGCAAAAATGAGGTGATCCGCAGCAAGGTGTCACGCCTGACTGAGCGCCTCCGCAAGCGCTACCCCAGCAACAACTTCG GGAGCTGCACGGGCTGTGCAGCCACCTTCTCTGTGCTCAAGAAGAGG CGGAGCTGCAGTAACTGTGGGAACAGCTTCTGCTCCAGGTGTTGTTCCTTCAAAGTCCCAAAAGCTGTGATGGGAGCCACAG CCCCAGAGGCTCAGAGGGAGACAGTATTTGTGTGTGGTCTGTGCAACCAGGTGCTCATCAAGTGA
- the SFRP5 gene encoding secreted frizzled-related protein 5 isoform X1: protein MPRAGGPPGGRGTALLALALALAGSPGGGQHYDYYGWQPESLPHGRFYGREPQCLDIPADMQLCRDVGYKRMRLPNLLEHETMAEAKQQAGSWVPLLAKQCHTDTQLFLCSLFAPVCLDRPVYPCRSLCEVVRDSCAPVMESYGFPWPEMLHCGKFPSDHELCIAVQFGNSKATPPPVSKICTQCEMEHKADGMMEQMCSSDFDTPSSPHPAPNHAPRLSHTVVKMRIKEMIEENGERRLVAAQKKKVLKLGPLKRKDTKKMVLHMRNAGACPCPQLDSLSGSFLVMGRKVGSRLLLLAIYPWQKHNKEMKFAVKFMFSYPCPLYHPLLYGAGQH from the exons AtgccgcgggcgggcggccccccGGGGGGCCGGGGCACGGCGCTGCTGGCCCTGGCGCTGGCGCTGGCCGGGTCTCCGGGCGGCGGGCAGCACTATGACTACTACGGCTGGCAGCCCGAGAGCCTGCCCCACGGGCGATTCTACGGGCGGGAGCCCCAATGCCTCGACATCCCTGCCGACATGCAGCTCTGCCGCGACGTGGGCTACAAGCGCATGCGGCTGCCCAACCTGCTGGAGCATGAGACTATGGCTGAGGCCAAgcagcaggctggcagctggGTGCCCCTGCTCGCCAAGCAGTGCCACACCGACAcacagctcttcctctgctccctctTCGCCCCTGTCTGCCTCGACCGGCCCGTCTACCCCTGCCGCTCCCTCTGCGAGGTGGTGCGTGACTCCTGTGCCCCTGTCATGGAGTCCTACGGCTTTCCCTGGCCCGAGATGCTGCACTGTGGCAAGTTCCCCTCTGACCACGAACTCTGCATTGCCGTCCAGTTTGGGAACAGCAAGGCTACCCCACCACCAG TGTCCAAGATCTGCACCCAGTGCGAGATGGAGCACAAGGCGGATGGCATGATGGAGCAGATGTGCTCCAGTGACTTCG ACACCCCCAGCAGTCCCCACCCCGCTCCAAACCATGCCCCACGGCTGTCCCACACAGTGGTGAAGATGCGCATCAAGGAGATGATAGAGGAGAACGGGGAGCGGCGGCTGGTGGCCGCCCAGAAGAAGAAGGTGCTGAAGCTGGGGCCCCTCAAGCGCAAGGACACCAAGAAGATGGTGCTGCACATGAGGAATGCAGGTGCCTGCCCCTGTCCCCAGCTTGACAGCCTCAGCGGCAGCTTCCTGGTGATGGGCCGCAAGGTGGGCAGCCGCTTGCTCCTCCTCGCCATCTACCCCTGGCAGAAGCACAACAAGGAGATGAAGTTTGCTGTCAAGTTCATGTTCTCCTACCCCTGCCCCCTCTACCACCCCCTGCTCTATGGGGCTGGGCAGCACTAG